A region from the Aegilops tauschii subsp. strangulata cultivar AL8/78 chromosome 5, Aet v6.0, whole genome shotgun sequence genome encodes:
- the LOC109762306 gene encoding uncharacterized protein, translated as MPFSVSSGTKPKPQIALPQQPQPPPPSAMGTEVVPVVDLGALSQSELVALAAASPYAVDPRRGRRDADLLPPPKIDRAVFNESAGSRKQTFSRRRVATNLSHNLTPSTASSSAVAVPPEEDSENRLIVFHLQQLFARDDPSYLPPPPPIPLQQLPPIPIPAPTIPVPAPPVASVPIQQLPDPDRDLMNPKGVAVDLARLAELVDPYGEEIRNRTAGLALESELLGFMNELEGQWGSRRRRRKFVEAAIFGDHLPRGWKLILGIKRKERAAWINCRRYVSPRGHQFATCREVSSYFMSLLGYVEAKPTTVQNNDVEVRDLSAVNTAGLHQQNDSTGDMQSAVSATSVTLPIHNGDSQGQRQKPYKDEAPIEAVRKECKKCNLTFEDQSAYVQHQLSFHQRKAKRRKVDKSVGLGVGKDGKLETQESQRTSEDKPGYFGHGVADVKSQGQSPAELFGGASSGDVGAQLSLAAAPCGLQEITGLPEQAEEPSAGEPVSGHQKDLPQETTGLPQQEKALSATEPFAGHQKEHVDNSGDHEIHDGACHIAEEPLAFDVASNLSTCKSPEPEVHEHDSSKDLEFSIADCSGSFDRSHEISKIPQDVPCTTDAPGEKSCADDPMDCADITLPKQVPEHCDMLDHKFRGFPGETGFNDQVENNPLSANLDEPDLSSNSMEVDNSKIACKFGDVLNSTSSEYDKPVVDQTDHGVTALKNDAINIDDGMNIDVRIKEVNLNSCLDTISSPVSGANCETSNALHDGNRSSILAQCFGASSNDDNVCQDESFVNQNNVSKAEIFVNQSNDMVYQSNLNMNPVSPPQISVDYFTNCSMSSEIKNNDNRRDDNAKEQFVNSRNMSSNEPGFDAEAYNNDIFTGAMAETSFAQLNNAMNMKTDYSNCYSISDLNTLTGGTGTDGIDFHGMRSSFVSGSTSRNEPNELDFDIKGSMLEALERSDSDLETQYNGGDPAIDSLPAAGTSGTSVDDFMSMHTNFGSLTSLVRSVEGGPMSRLIQDQCDLQLGFGAQKQQIYPSFEEHLRMASAGAPQFGNMGRHNPMPVPVPVPEPTLMLGYEPTLMLGYAPQFGSCPPVQLGWDLSKMVGVLQSVCVWCNTRFQHFGTAEQQNDSVGFICPACKDKTSGHLGTLNNGSLL; from the exons ATGCCCTTTTCCGTTTCCTCTGGAACGAAACCGAAACCCCAAATTGCCCTTCCGCAGcaaccgcagccgccgccgccgtccgccatgggCACGGAGGTGGTGCCCGTGGTGGACCTTGGCGCGCTGTCCCAGTCGGAGCTCGTGGCGCTCGCGGCCGCATCGCCCTACGCCGTCGACCCCCGCCGCGGGCGCCGCGACGCCGACCTCCTCCCGCCCCCTAAGATCGATCGCGCCGTCTTCAACGAGAGTGCCGGCTCCCGCAAGCAGACCTTCTCCCGCCGCCGCGTCGCCACCAATCTCTCCCACAAtctcacccctagcaccgcttcCTCCTCCGCCGTCGCCGTCCCCCCCGAGGAGGATTCCGAGAACCGCCTCATTGtgttccacctccagcagctcTTTGCGCGCGACGACCCCTCCTATCTGCCACCACCACCGCCGATTCCACTCCAACAGCTACCCCCGATACCCATACCCGCACCCACCATACCGGTGCCCGCACCCCCCGTGGCCTCCGTGCCGATCCAGCAGCTCCCGGACCCAGACCGGGATTTGATGAACCCGAAGGGGGTGGCTGTTGATTTGGCTAGACTCGCGGAGTTAGTGGATCCGTATGGGGAGGAGATACGGAATCGGACTGCAGGACTTGCTCTGGAATCCGAGCTGCTGGGTTTCATGAATGAGTTGGAGGGCCAGTGGGGGAGTCGGAGGCGCCGGAGGAAGTTTGTGGAAGCAGCCATATTCGGTGACCACCTGCCCCGTGGGTGGAAGCTAATCCTTGGGATTAAACGGAAGGAGCGTGCTGCCTGGATCAATTGCCGCCGCTATGTTAG CCCCAGGGGACATCAATTTGCTACTTGCAGAGAAGTTTCTTCCTATTTCATGTCACTTCTTGGATATGTGGAGGCAAAGCCAACCACTGTTCAGAACAACGATGTGGAAGTTCGTGACTTGAGTGCTGTGAAT ACTGCAGGTCTTCACCAGCAAAATGATTCAACTGGGGACATGCAAAGTGCAGTGTCAGCCACTTCTGTTACATTGCCCATTCACAATGGTGATTCTCAGGGACAGAGACAAAAACCTTATAAAGATGAAGCTCCGATAGAAGCAGTCAGGAAAGAGTGCAAAAAATGCAATTTGACTTTTGAGGACCAGAGTGCCTATGTGCAGCATCAGTTGTCCTTTCATCAAAGGAAAGCTAAAAGGCGCAAGGTTGATAAATCTGTTGGCCTGGGAGTCGGTAAAGATGGAAAGCTTGAGACTCAGGAAAGTCAGAGGACCTCTGAAGATAAACCTGGCTATTTTGGCCATGGTGTAGCTGATGTTAAAAGTCAAGGTCAGAGTCCAGCAGAACTGTTTGGCGGAGCTTCTTCAGGAGATGTAGGTGCTCAACTATCCTTGGCTGCAGCACCATGTGGGTTGCAAGAGATAACTGGCTTACCTGAACAGGCAGAAGAGCCTTCTGCTGGAGAGCCTGTCTCTGGGCATCAGAAGGACCTTCCTCAGGAGACTACTGGTTTACCTCAACAGGAAAAAGCACTTTCTGCTACAGAGCCTTTCGCTGGACATCAAAAGGAACATGTTGATAATTCTGGTGACCATGAAATccatgatggagcatgtcatataGCTGAAGAGCCTCTTGCCTTTGATGTTGCAAGCAACCTTAGTACTTGCAAGTCTCCTGAACCAGAAGTTCATGAGCATGACAGCTCAAAAGATTTGGAATTTTCCATCGCAGATTGCTCAGGAAGTTTTGACAGGTCTCATGAAATCTCTAAGATACCTCAGGATGTTCCATGTACTACAGATGCTCCAGGTGAAAAAAGTTGCGCAGATGATCCAATGGACTGTGCTGATATAACACTGCCAAAACAAGTTCCTGAGCACTGTGATATGCTGGATCACAAATTTAGAGGTTTTCCTGGAGAAACTGGTTTTAACGACCAGGTGGAAAACAATCCACTGTCTGCCAACTTGGATGAGCCTGATCTTAGTTCCAACAGCATGGAGGTAGATAACAGCAAGATAGCTTGCAAGTTCGGCGATGTGCTGAATTCTACTAGCTCTGAATATGATAAACCTGTTGTGGATCAAACTGATCATGGAGTGACTGCCTTGAAAAATGATGCAATCAACATTGATGATGGGATGAACATTGATGTCAGAATAAAGGAGGTCAACCTCAATTCATGCTTAGATACAATATCTTCTCCTGTTTCTGGTGCAAACTGTGAAACGTCTAATGCCCTTCATGATGGCAATCGATCGTCCATTCTCGCCCAATGTTTTGGTGCTAGCTCTAATGATGACAATGTTTGTCAGGACGAAAGTTTTGTCAATCAGAACAATGTTTCTAAGGCTGAAATTTTCGTCAATCAGAGCAATGACATGGTGTATCAATCCAATTTGAACATGAATCCTGTCTCTCCTCCTCAAATTAGTGTGGATTATTTCACTAATTGCTCAATGAGTTCTGAAATTAAGAACAACGACAACCGACGTGATGATAATGCCAAGGAACAGTTTGTGAACTCACGGAACATGTCAAGTAATGAACCAGGTTTTGATGCTGAAGCTTACAACAATGACATCTTCACTGGTGCTATGGCAGAAACTAGCTTTGCTCAGCTGAATAATGCTATGAATATGAAGACTGATTACTCAAACTGCTACTCAATATCTGATCTAAATACGCTGACTGGTGGTACTGGAACTGATGGAATTGATTTCCACGGTATGAGGAGTTCTTTTGTAAGTGGCTCCACCAGTCGCAACGAACCAAATGAACTTGATTTTGATATCAAGGGTTCCATGCTCGAGGCTCTGGAAAGATCTGACAGCGACCTGGAAACACAGTACAATGGTGGCGATCCTGCCATTGACTCACTCCCTGCGGCAGGCACAAGTGGGACAAGTGTCGATGATTTTATGTCCATGCACACCAATTTTGGTAGCTTGACCTCTTTGGTTCGTTCCGTTGAAGGTGGTCCAATGAGCAGACTTATTCAAGATCAG TGCGATTTGCAACTTGGATTTGGTGCACAGAAGCAGCAAATATATCCTAGTTTTGAGGAGCACCTTCGGATGGCCTCAGCTGGAGCTCCGCAGTTCGGGAACATGGGCAGACACAATCCCATGCCTGTGCCTGTGCCCGTGCCCGAGCCAACACTGATGCTAGGGTATGAGCCAACGTTGATGCTGGGTTATGCACCGCAGTTCGGGAGCTGCCCTCCGGTCCAGTTAGGTTGGGACCTGTCCAAGATGGTTGGCGTGCTCCAATCCGTATGTGTGTGGTGCAACACAAGGTTCCAGCATTTTGGCACCGCCGAGCAGCAGAACGATTCTGTTGGCTTCATTTGCCCCGCGTGCAAGGACAAGACATCTGGTCATCTTGGTACACTCAACAATGGTTCATTGCTTTAG
- the LOC109762316 gene encoding protein WHAT'S THIS FACTOR 1, chloroplastic codes for MARRLFSAAGALVPPVPAPAPAPVPASSSAAAEAAVSLLPLLPCKRRKKLLKKLNSPRIAPIEPEADRRVPALDAVLDRDAAFRFLSRARSFMASLPPPHRIPLAEAGKLYRELGFPRGRSVSRAAARNPLLFTRTTVGSVPHLAFTPLMCSLLEEERRVHEELLPARVLAVRKLLMLTAHRRLPLAKLHHCRAVLGLPDDFRDRVRDFPDDFRVAVDPDGLHVLELARWDPALAVSALEHDFMVDERRIRRTFRFSVPHRRSMPLDGEEAERLDAATTFPLVSPYTNGALLRPWTPEAEKYRVGVVHEFLSLTLEKRALIHHVFEFKEELGLTRHMYQSLRKQTRAFYLAGTEMNWAVFLRDAYDDDGVLRDKDPLVLFNEKLQGYACMTEMDPRRSIAE; via the coding sequence ATGGCGCGCCGCCTCTTCTCCGCCGCGGGAGCTCTCGTCCCGCCGGTCCCAGCCCCTGCGCCGGCGCCCGTGCCCGCGTCTTCTTCCGCGGCCGCGGAAGCCGCGGTGTCGCTCCTGCCGCTGCTCCCGTGCAAGCGGCGCAAGAAGCTCCTGAAGAAGCTCAACAGCCCGCGCATCGCGCCCATCGAGCCCGAGGCCGACCGCCGGGTGCCGGCCCTCGACGCCGTCCTCGACCGCGACGCCGCCTTCCGCTTCCTCTCCCGCGCGCGCTCATTCATGGCCTCCCTCCCGCCCCCGCACCGCATCCCCCTCGCCGAGGCCGGCAAGCTGTACCGCGAGCTCGGCTTCCCCCGCGGCCGCAGCGTctcgcgcgccgccgcccggAACCCCTTGCTCTTCACCCGCACCACCGTGGGCTCCGTCCCGCACCTCGCGTTCACGCCGCTCATGTGCTCGCTCCTCGAGGAGGAGCGCCGCGTCCACGAGGAGCTCCTCCCCGCGCGGGTGCTGGCCGTCCGGAAGCTCCTCATGCTCACCGCCCACCGCCGCCTGCCCCTCGCGAAGCTCCACCACTGCCGCGCGGTGCTCGGCCTCCCGGACGACTTCCGGGACCGCGTCCGCGATTTCCCCGACGACTTCCGCGTCGCCGTGGACCCGGACGGGCTCCACGTCCTCGAGCTGGCGCGCTGGGACCCCGCGCTCGCCGTCAGCGCCCTGGAGCACGACTTCATGGTGGACGAGCGCCGCATCCGGCGCACGTTCCGCTTCTCCGTCCCGCACCGCCGGTCGATGCCGCTGGACGGGGAGGAGGCGGAGCGCCTGGACGCGGCGACCACGTTCCCGCTGGTCTCGCCGTACACCAACGGCGCGCTGCTCCGGCCGTGGACGCCGGAGGCGGAGAAGTACCGCGTCGGGGTGGTGCACGAGTTCCTGAGCCTGACGCTGGAGAAGCGCGCGCTGATACACCACGTGTTCGAGTTCAAGGAGGAGCTGGGGCTGACGCGGCACATGTACCAGTCGCTGCGGAAGCAGACCCGCGCCTTCTACCTCGCCGGCACGGAGATGAACTGGGCCGTGTTCCTCCGGGACGCGTACGACGACGACGGCGTGCTCAGGGACAAGGACCCCC